A DNA window from Vigna angularis cultivar LongXiaoDou No.4 chromosome 1, ASM1680809v1, whole genome shotgun sequence contains the following coding sequences:
- the LOC108319697 gene encoding uncharacterized protein LOC108319697: MAYDLGFVVVIVRFDIAIGVQGRKTFVILGCERGGKYRKYKADAVASVYDTRKYECPFRLKGKPCSDGAGWVLKVMCGHHNHELAETLVGHPYEYEYRLSLLEIVGMTSTGLTFSTTFAFLSTKRQSNFTWALEKLKGLFLTSEGGPKVIVTDRDLALMNVIANENVMDCDDESLFVEYVNGFQYTSSSWPLFFEYVNQTWIILYNTYFVKFWTNKVMHLVNTTTNRAESAHWSLKKVLGNSMGDLCSCWDNIHNVIILQHNKIKASFESSLLLTSDHFKGYRYRELIRRVSRYALDLIAKELKIVQQIGLDSSKCGCILRRTFGVPCTCELARYDPKMIPIVETSRRTINEVDIGGKVTIKQKLLEIVCPTLTSMVPQLHKVKTKDAQKSKVQRSERSTTRDPSYFEYVDAFHSTIESSYVRSKLQSKPKAVKKRRVPMIDQFHSTTHPFIVDVVDVVADGHCGYRCIVALLGLGEDSWPVIRNEL; this comes from the exons ATGGCTTATGatttaggatttgttgtggTAATAGTAAGATTTGACATAGCTATTGGTGTACAGGGAAGAAAAACGTTCGTCATacttggatgtgaaagagggggGAAATATCGGAAATACAAAGCCGATGCGGTGGCTAGTGTATACGACACTCGTAAATATGAGTGTCCGTTTAGATTAAAGGGTAAACCATGTTCAGATGGAGCTGGATGGGTGTTGAAGGTGATGTGTGGACATCACAACCATGAGTTGGCTGAAACTTTAGTTGGTCACCCTTACGAATACGA atatagaCTTTCGTTGCTTGAGATTGTGGGTATGACGTCTACAGGGTTAACCTTCTCAACAACATTTGCTTTCTTGTCTACTAAAAGGCAGAGTAATTTCACATGGGCTTTGGAAAAGctgaaaggtttatttttaacatctgaGGGTGGTCCTAAAGTCATTGTCACTGACCGAGACTTGGCTTTGATGAATGTCATTGCAAAT GAAAATGTGATGGATTGTGATGATGAAAGCTTGTTTGTTGAGTATGTGAATGGTTTTCAATACACAAGTAGTTCATGGCctttgttctttgaatatgtgaatcagACTTGGATTATTCTGTACAACACATACTTTGTAAAGTTCTGGACGAACAAAGTAATGCATTTAGTgaacacaaccacaaatag GGCTGAATCTGCTCATTGGAGCCTGAAGAAAGTTCTGGGCAATAGTATGGGTGATTTGTGTTCTTGTTGGGATAATATTCATAACGTCATTATCCTACAACACAATAAGATTAAGGCGTCATTTGAAAGTAGTCTGTTGCTCACGAGTGACCATTTTAAAGGCTATAGATATAGAGAACTTATTAGACGTGTGTCTCGATATGCATTGGATCTCATTGCTaaggaattgaaaatagtgCAGCAGATAGGATTGGACTCCTCAAAGTGTGGATGCATATTGAGACGTACATTTGGTGTCCCATGTACATGTGAATTAGCACGATATGATCCTAAGATGATCCCTATAG TTGAAACAAGTAGAAGAACGATCAATGAGGTTGACATTGGCGGTAAAGTCACCATCAAGCAGAAGTTACTTGAGATTGTTTGTCCTACATTGACATCAATGGTCCCTCAATTACATAAAGTGAAGACAAAGGATGCACAAAAAAGTAAAGTTCAACGAAGTGAAAGGTCTACCACGCGGGATCCATCATATTTTGAGTATGTGGACGCCTTTCATTCAACCATAGAATCTTCATATGTGAGAAGTAAATTACAATCAAAGCCAAAAGCAGTGAAGAAAAGGAGAGTTCCAATGATAGACCAGTTTCATTCTACTACTCACCCCTTCATTGTGgacgttgttgatgttgtggctGATGGTCACTGTGGGTATAGATGCATTGTTGCGTTGTTGGGACTcggagaagattcatggccTGTTATCAGGAATGAGTTGTAG